GGCTTCAGTCAGATGCTTGATCCCTTCGCCCAAATGGGGATTTTTCCCTCCCCGCTCGGCATGATTCCGTGACTTTTCCGCATGGGCCACTACGGCATCAGCGTGCCCCTGTTTGCCATGCTCCACCGCCTCCTTCGCGTGCGCAATGGAATCTAACACGTTCCCGGCTGGGGATGGCTGCGCATTGAGCACCGGAACACTCACCAACATCCCAAGCGCACCGAGCATAAGGACACCACGAGAGATTTTGCTGATCATCATCGTTCCCCTCCTATAAGTTAGGCCTGCGTGACCGTAAATGGCTGTAACAAGTCATTCACCTTACCACAGCATTTCGGCAGACTGTCAAGAATGGATAGAACTGTGAGCCCCGTGAGCAGAAGACCGGGGCTGAAACCCCTTTCCTCTACCGTGACACAATATTTCTACATGCTTTCCAAGAAGTCCTCGCTGAAGTATCGGTCCACATCACGAAGGTGAGCTCGTCCTGGATATCGGGATAGCTGCCCTGCTAAAAGATAAGAGTGATCGGACTGTTGCTGAACCGTCCTGAAAGGAATGTCGCACAATGATGTCAACCCTCAGCACAATCGGAATCCGCCGCGCATGTTTGGTACTGGCATTACTGCTGACGATCGTGGTCGTGGCGCCGGCGGTGCACGCCGCGGATGGAAACCAGACGAAGTTCAAGCGAATACCGACACAGTACATCGCCGCATTGGGAGACCCGAGTGCGACCTCCGGAAATGGCGCGCAATTGTGGGGGCTGTGGCCACTGGATCCAGGGCCTCGAGGCGTGAAGCTAAACCGCTATCACTCGTTGAAGGAGGCCGGTGGCATCGCACCAGCACGCTGGAAATTCGACGAGACAGACTGGTGGCTCGAAGAACATGGGTTGATCATGGAGCAACCGACCGTTCCGCTCCCTCCCGGGAAATATGTGGTCACGGGCGCCCGCAAGGTGACAGCCGTGCTGACGATTCATCCCGCCGACAGCCATGGCGACCGGCGCTGGGAGCTCAATCAAGGCGCGACACTCTATGATGTCACCCACCTCGCCTGCCGTTCCGCGCGCTATACACCGGAAGCAGCAGGTGGCTCCTGCTCCCCGGCCAGTGCGAAGCAGTCGGCCTTTCCCGTCGCGCCAGGAGGTGCCATGCCTCCGGTCGAGGGCTGCACAAAGCAAGACTATGCGGTCCTCATCGTGATCGGCATGGGCGTGGAAAACTGAACTGCGGTGGCGCCTCGACAGCTTGCGCGGCGACTGCAATAAAAGACTCCCGCTATATTTATCCATCTGAAGCTACAGGTCGCATCCTCTGGCACGGCTTCATTCGCCAGCAGCTTGGCCACCGTCGGGGCTTGGTTCGAGGGAAACAGTCAGCCAGACCCGCGATGCTCCCGTCAGCCACGTGCGAGGTCTCCACCCCAACGAGCAAGCCGCTCACCCTGGTCCTTGCGAGTCATCAGAGGTTTGCTTTTTGTCTCTCCGGGACTACACAATAAGTCATACTCCTTGGCCTCCGCCATCCCGGCCACTATCAACAATCAACAACGAGGTGTCATCGTGAATATTCGATATGCCCTAGCGATCGTTATGGTACTGAGTGCCTTCGGCAACATCGGCGAGGTCGGGGCCGGCTATGATTCACCCCCTCCCGGCTCCAGCAGCTCGGGTGGTTGCGGCGTTGTATCGTTTTCCACGTTCATGCCGAAGCCCTACTCACAAACAGACAATAATACAGAAGTCGCGCCGCAATCGGCATTTTCGTTTGTGGCATCCAAGGGGACGTTTCCCAAAACCATTACAGTGATGATCAAGGACGAAATCGTCCCGGTCACTGTGACGCCTCACTTCGATGGGTTTTTAGTCAGCGGCAAGATCCCCGCCTCGGCCAAAGACACCTTCATCAGAGTTGCTATTACGGCGAAAGGCCCCAATCTCTGTGAGCGCGGCGACGGATGGCTCTTGAAAGTAGGAAAATGATTAAGGGCAGGATAGAGATGGCTCCGGTTGGTTGGCCAATGTAGGCCATTCCTAACCTGACGCCTGACAGATTGCTGACGCCACGGCGGTGCGCCGTGGCGTCAGCGTGCCATATCCGTAATTGGAGAAGTTGAATCAAAGGGGTCGCCCATCTCGAAGGCTCCGGTCAAGAGGGCACAGCCGATCATGCCCTCCGTATCCTACAAACGGGGCGAGGTCTCCGACGACGTCTTCCCTCGCCATGGTGGTCGCGTGACTCCGTCGCATCCCGGTTGTCGTCGTCAGCAGTGTCAGCTCGGATTTGAGCCGCACCAGTCACCCATCAGGATCAAGGCGTGGGAGCGAGCCCCGTCGGGGATCCACTCCAGCCCCTGGCACCTCGTGCCCCAGACAACCGTCGGTTCCCGGCCGTGTCCAGCATACCTACGCACAGGACGTCTGGCTACCAGCGGGCTGGCGCCAACCCCATCATGGCTCACGGTCGAGGCGTCTCAGTCCCCACGCCAGTGGCGAGGGAGTTGAAGGGGGAAGACCGGGGCTAATCGGGAGTGCGAGGTGTGGCCTCAACCCCTTTGCGAGCTCCCAGCTCCCCCCAGCTCTGCCGCGCCTAGCCAAAAGCGCGGGACAGATCGAATGGCACCTGCGCACGGAGCATGTGATAGCAGGCCCGCGCCAATTTATGGGCCACGGCCTTCAGCGCCACAAGGGGATGCGTCCGTGCCTGCTTGCGCTGATAATACGTGCGAATCACGGCCTCATAGCGAATGGCGAAGTGCGCCGCCTCGATGAACGCCCAGCTTAAATACTTGTTGCCGTTCTTCGTGTTGCCAGCCCCTTTGCGTTTGCCGTTACTCACATGTTCGCTGCCGACACAGCGACAGTAGGAGGCGAAGTGTCCCACGGTCGCAAACCGCCGCAGGTCACCGGCTTCCAGGAGAATGGTGCCCGCCAAGATCGGCCCGATGCCGGGGACGGTCTGTAAGAGCACATAGCCCGGCTGAGTCCGCCCCGCTTCCCGAACCGTGCCCTCAATCGTGTGAATCTCGTGCTCCAGACATTGCAGCACAGCCAACGAACTGCTGACCGATTGCACATGTTCGGGAAATGGCACAAGTGCCTGAATGCCCTCTGGGGTGAGCTGTCGAAGCCGAGGGAGGGAGAGCCGATTGCCAGTCAGTCGTGTCAGCAGGCTTTGTAGGCTCAGCACGACCATGGTCTTGTGCCGAACCAACTGACTGCGCTTCCGCAACAAGTCCCGCACGGCCCGTTCCGCTTTGGGGTAAATGTACCCGGTAGGGAGCAAACCTAGCCGGAGTAAATGGGCTAACCACTGCGCATCGTGTTGATCGTCAACATGCTTGAGCCCACTATACTGCGGCAGGGCTGGTGCATGAGCGAGGTGGACCCGGTACCCTGCTTCCATGAGCCCGTCGACTAACCAGTACCAATTATAGGTGGACTCAACGACCACGCCCTGCAGCGTGGTCTGATACGGTGTTAAGGCCGTGAAGATCACGGCCAGGTCATTGCGGAGGCGTTTCTGATACAGCACTCGATCCGCTTCATCAATCACGACCAGCACACTATTCGTGGCATGGAGATCAATGCCCGCATAACACATCATCGCAACCTCCTCGGTTAAAGTGGATGAGCCCGTCGCGTTAGCAACGACTCTACTCTTCAAGAGAGGAGCCTTCGAGATGATTATCGGGAGTCTTTCTTTATTGCCAACACGCTATACTCTACGACGTGACCCATCTGGCCTGCCGTTCCGGTTGCACCAAGCGGAGCCAGGCCTCCGGTGGAAGGCTGCGGAATCAGGAGTATACGGTGCTCATTGTGATCGGTATGGGTGTGGAAGACTGAACCGCAGTGGCACACAAGCAACTTTCACGGTAAGCTCCATAACAGACTCCCAACGCATCTCCTACCTCTGATCAACCAACCAGAAACGGCATGGGTAAGGAGTATCAAATCAAAAGCGAGGCGCGGACGTCAACAATACTTCCAGCCACCTTATATTTTCATAGCACATGGAGAATAAATCAGACCTTCTTTAATCTAATCTAGTGGTACCCGCCTCCACCTCTATCATAAGTTCTCAACTTGTTCGGCACATAGCCGTCTACCTTATCGTCTATGAGAAAGGTGACGTCTGCCTCTGTTAGAGCCTGTACGGTTGGCTCATTATGGAGTTTCGCTGCTCGAACCCTATCTGTACACCAGCCTCGCCTATTTGCCTCATAGCCAAACAACCAATGCTCCTGTCGGAAGCAATCTTCAATTAACCATGATTCCCAAATAGGAGACGAAAAATCTCCCACAAAAACGTTACGCCTTTTTGCTACCATAGCCGCTACCGCAACAAAGGCATCATCCATTCCCGCGATTGCCTGCTGTGCATCCTGAGATAATGTTATCCCCAGCTGCATTGCCGCCCAAATACTCCAAAGTATTTCACTGCCATGCCCAACTGGAGCACTGTTTATGATCAAGGATTCGATAGCCAAACTTGCGATTTCACCATCTGGCACATACGACACGCGATGTTTGTGTAGCAATAAGACATCAATCACAAATCTTAGACAGCCGGGATCAAGCGCAACACTTTGCCATAAGAGAGTTTGAACAAGAGACCAGCACTTCTCTGTAGCCGTGATACCTTGAAGAGCAGCAATTGCATATCTAAGTACGCCATCGGATTGGTGTTCCTTAGCGAGCATAAAGGCATGATTGAAGTAATCGATCCACTGAGATTTAGTCCCTCTAGTTAAAGTTGGGATATGGCACCGAAGCTTTGTTACGTACTTACTTTCAAGCGTTTCAGGCAGTTCAAGGATTTCCGTTTTGTTCCCATTGAGCTGCAATTCATACTCATAAAGCATTGATTCAAGTCGCGCTAGCGTGGCTTCGGCATCCGCCAACTTTTGAAAGCTGAATTCCATATCATCGATAAACCTCGCACCCCCCATGATCTGACACTCATCGTCCAGACGCCTATCAATCGGCGCAAGAAGAAGCTCTGCCACACCCAACGAGGTGTCAGGTCCTATAGCCACGCCTTTTGTCTGACCAAATTGACAGGCTTGCAGTTCCTTATCCAAGACATTTCCCGCAAGACTCATATCATTGAAAGCAGTCTTAGCTACCTTTTTGGTATGAAGCGCCCAAGAAATGCTATGCGTGTAAATAGAAGGGTAAAACTGTGAGATATCAGCACGTAACAGGTAGCGAGCACCGATTCTCGCACTAGCTTTTGCAATGGCACGATCAGTTGGCTCATTAGCTATACCACGAGGGCCTTGCGGCGATATTCTTGGCAAAGTCTTTGAGAATGGAGACTTCTCCCATTCGGCCATCAGCAAATCACTATACCTGTCAAAAACTTTGCCCAGCCGGAAGAAGTTTGCTGGATTTGGAACGGTCAATCGTCGTCTCAAGCCTCCAACCCGTGCTAGGTTATGGTAGGCTGGCTGTGTCCAATCTGCCTTTTCCTTTGTCATGCTTACGGGTAGATTGCTAGAAACTTTCCCAAGCCCTGCTAATGATTGTGATCCAAAGAGTGGTGGCAACTCCCGGGGTAGGTACCCGTAAGCAAGTAAAGCACTGAGCATTCACTACCTCAGAAACAGACCTCTGCACCTCACCTGAGACACACTTCGATAGCTACGCACTACAAAGTGGGAGAAGCTTCAGAATTGCCGCGTGGCAACGCTGATATGCTCAGCGTCAATGCTTCAACTTGTCACAACGCGGCCTCCAGTCCACATTTGCGTCACTATTCTATCTTTAGTCGCTCATCTGAAACATTCGTAGAATCTCTCCTACTCTCAAAACAGTAGAATCAGGGGAAAGGCATACCCCCTTTTGCATAGGAATGCAAGAATTCGTAGCCTTGGTGGGAGTGGGAAAGATGACCCAGGCTTCAACCGATAGTGCAGCGAGACCCACTACAACACCTGCACAATGAAGCACTTCAAATACCGCGTTTCCGGCATGCTGCCGAGGATGGGATGGTCAGGGCTCTGGCCTCGCTGTTCGATGAGTCGAATATCGCGTTTTGCGTCGCGGGCGGCAAGGCGAATGCTCTTCCAGAGATCTTCTTCCGAGACGGGATGGGAGCAGGAACTGGTGACGAGAAACCCTTCTGGCTTGAGCAGCTTCATTCCCAAGAGGTTGACGTCTTTATACCCGGTCAAGGCGCCGGCCAGGGCCTGTTGACTGCGAGCAAATGCCGGGGGATCCAGCATCACCACATCGTAACGCTTCCCTGCTTTCACCAGCTTACGCATCTCCTCGAAGGCATCGGCTTGGCGATAAGTGCATCGATCCTCCACCTTGTTCATTGCGGCATGTGCTCGGGCCATGGCCAGTGTGTCTTGACTGACATCGAGGCCCTCCACTGATACCGCTCCGGCGAGCGCGGCATGAATGCCAAATGCGCCGGTATGGCAGAACACCTCCAGCACATCGGCCCCTGCCGTGAGCTTGGCTGCTGCCAGCCGGTTCTCTCGTTGATCGCAAAACCAACCGGTCTTCTGCCCCTTCTCCACATCGACGAGAAACTTCGCGCCCCCCTCCTGAATCTCAACTTGCGTCGGGCCACTGCCTCGAAGAAATCCTCGTTCGAGTGGCAACCCTTCAAGTTGGCGACTTTTGGCTTCGTTCCGTAGATAGACTCGTGTCAGACCCAATTCCTTCATCAGCACGTCCGCTATGAGTTCCTTGCGGCTATCCATCCCAAACGAGAGACACTGCATCACCAGCAGCTGATCGTACCGATCCACGATCAACCCGGGCAGTCGATCGCCTTCGGCATAAATAAGCCGATAAGCATTGGACTGCGAGACGACTCGCTGCCGCAGGCGGATGGCTTGCTGGATTCTTCCTCGCCAGAACGTCTCATCGATAGATTCATCCTCGAATGTCAGGAGGCGGACACGAATTTTGGACGCAGGATTATAGAGGCCACGTCCGTAGAATTGTCCGCTGGGGGTCAGGACATCGACCAAATCCCCGGCGATTGCCTCACCGACAAGCGGTCCGACATGCCCGGCATAGAGCCACAGATGCCGACTCTCTGAACCGCGTGCAGGCGTGAGGCGAACGTGAGCCGTCGGTGTCATATCATGTTTCATAACGATGGTTACCTCTAAGCTGGGACGTGGGTGGTCACATACCGACCACAATGCATCACTGGTCGTCCGGTTGTTCTTGACGAATGGACATCAGTATGTTTTCTTGAATAAGGAGCCTGTCCGACATTGACCTTTCTACTGCGGCAAATGATCGACGGTCATCTGCAACGTTCTCGGCCTCGAAAAATCCTCAATGTATTCCAGCGAATACACTTCCGGTTTTTCATGGCCTGCGGCCTTGCAGCTCGCCGTCTCTCCTTCGCCTCGCGACGAAGGCAATGTCGAACAGGCTCCTAGCTCTTTCAACTCTCTATAGAAAGCGACTTTATGGGCCACA
Above is a window of Candidatus Nitrospira nitrosa DNA encoding:
- the smbP gene encoding small metal-binding protein SmbP, with the protein product MMISKISRGVLMLGALGMLVSVPVLNAQPSPAGNVLDSIAHAKEAVEHGKQGHADAVVAHAEKSRNHAERGGKNPHLGEGIKHLTEAIEHGKAGHADVATQHAEAALTHLNEAK
- a CDS encoding IS110 family RNA-guided transposase yields the protein MMCYAGIDLHATNSVLVVIDEADRVLYQKRLRNDLAVIFTALTPYQTTLQGVVVESTYNWYWLVDGLMEAGYRVHLAHAPALPQYSGLKHVDDQHDAQWLAHLLRLGLLPTGYIYPKAERAVRDLLRKRSQLVRHKTMVVLSLQSLLTRLTGNRLSLPRLRQLTPEGIQALVPFPEHVQSVSSSLAVLQCLEHEIHTIEGTVREAGRTQPGYVLLQTVPGIGPILAGTILLEAGDLRRFATVGHFASYCRCVGSEHVSNGKRKGAGNTKNGNKYLSWAFIEAAHFAIRYEAVIRTYYQRKQARTHPLVALKAVAHKLARACYHMLRAQVPFDLSRAFG
- a CDS encoding RNA-directed DNA polymerase: MTKEKADWTQPAYHNLARVGGLRRRLTVPNPANFFRLGKVFDRYSDLLMAEWEKSPFSKTLPRISPQGPRGIANEPTDRAIAKASARIGARYLLRADISQFYPSIYTHSISWALHTKKVAKTAFNDMSLAGNVLDKELQACQFGQTKGVAIGPDTSLGVAELLLAPIDRRLDDECQIMGGARFIDDMEFSFQKLADAEATLARLESMLYEYELQLNGNKTEILELPETLESKYVTKLRCHIPTLTRGTKSQWIDYFNHAFMLAKEHQSDGVLRYAIAALQGITATEKCWSLVQTLLWQSVALDPGCLRFVIDVLLLHKHRVSYVPDGEIASLAIESLIINSAPVGHGSEILWSIWAAMQLGITLSQDAQQAIAGMDDAFVAVAAMVAKRRNVFVGDFSSPIWESWLIEDCFRQEHWLFGYEANRRGWCTDRVRAAKLHNEPTVQALTEADVTFLIDDKVDGYVPNKLRTYDRGGGGYH
- a CDS encoding class I SAM-dependent rRNA methyltransferase, giving the protein MKHDMTPTAHVRLTPARGSESRHLWLYAGHVGPLVGEAIAGDLVDVLTPSGQFYGRGLYNPASKIRVRLLTFEDESIDETFWRGRIQQAIRLRQRVVSQSNAYRLIYAEGDRLPGLIVDRYDQLLVMQCLSFGMDSRKELIADVLMKELGLTRVYLRNEAKSRQLEGLPLERGFLRGSGPTQVEIQEGGAKFLVDVEKGQKTGWFCDQRENRLAAAKLTAGADVLEVFCHTGAFGIHAALAGAVSVEGLDVSQDTLAMARAHAAMNKVEDRCTYRQADAFEEMRKLVKAGKRYDVVMLDPPAFARSQQALAGALTGYKDVNLLGMKLLKPEGFLVTSSCSHPVSEEDLWKSIRLAARDAKRDIRLIEQRGQSPDHPILGSMPETRYLKCFIVQVL